The DNA sequence ACAGTGTATGTAGAAGTTCCTACTTTTTGTATACGTCTTACTACCAAATATCATACCTCCATATTCTAAGTATATATTAATATCCTTATTAATAAAACTTAAATATATTTATAAATATTAGTATATATTAAATATATTAAAATATATATTATTTAGAAATAGTATATATTTTAATAATTTCTCTTTTTACCTTGGGGGTAAATAATGAAAAATATTATGATAATTGCAATAATAGCTATAATAGCTATAGGTGTAGGATATTACATAATTGCTTCTCAAAAAACCATTCCAGTTGTTATAACTGCTGGAGGAGCTTCTTTTCCATATCCATTAATAGTCAAATGGATTAATGAATACAATAAACTATATCCTTATATACAAATATCTTATCAATCTGTAGGTAGTGGAGCTGGAATAAGTAATTTATTTGCAAAGACTTTTGATTTTGCTGCCTCAGATGCAACGCTTACGGATGCACAATTAGCTAATCATCCAGTAATCCATATTCCTATGACAATAGGTGGTGTGGTAGTTTGCTATAATATACCTGGTATTGGAAGTGGTTTAAAATTAACACCTGACTTAATTGCAAAAATATTTCAAGGAAATATCACTAAATGGAATGATCCAGAAATATTATCACTAAATCCAGGATTGAATCTTCCTGATAAGGATATTGTTGTAGTAAGAAGATCAGACTCTAGTGGTACTACTTTTGTTTTTACAAATTATCTTAAAATAGCTTCTCCTTTTTGGGTTTTGGGTAGTGGTACTACAGTCAATTGGCCTGTTGGAATTGGAGCTCCACAAAATGCTGGAGTGGCTAGTGCTTTAATGCAAACTCCTTATTCAATAGGTTATCTTGAATTCTTCTATGCATATAATAATTCTATTCCATATGCTGCAATAAAAAATAAAGATGGAGAGTTTGTATTACCATCATTACAAACTATATCTAATGCAGCTAAAGCTGGAGCTTCACTTTTATTAAATGATGTTAGAACACCTATACTTAATCTTCCAGGAAAAGAGGTATATCCAATATCTGCATTTTCCTACTTCTTAGTCTATAAGGATCTCTCATACATGGATTATAATAAAGCAAAAGCCATAGTTAATTTCATATGGTGGACTATTCACGAAGGACAAAATTATTCAGAATCCCTGTTATATGCGAAATTACCAATTGAAATTGTTAAAATTGGAGAATCATTACTTAAGCAAATAACTCATCAAGGAAGGGCATTAATTTAAGTGATTTTTTATGAATAATAAATTCTTTTTTTTAGAAAAATTATTTAAATTAATTCTTAAAATTGCTACTTTAATAATTATTATAATATTTATATTGATGTTTATTTCATTAATAGAGAGATCAATTCCTTCTTTTTTGAAAAATGGAATTTATATCTTAATAGGAACAACATGGGATGTTTATAATGAAATTTTTGGAGGAGCACCAGCAATATTAGCTACTCTCTTTTCTTCTATTATTGCAGTATTATTTGCTCTTCCAATAAGTCTATTTATAGCAATATTTTATACAGAATATTGCCCATTAAGAATTAGACAACTAATATCTGAAGTAATAAGTCTATTAGCTGCAATCCCAAGTGTAATTTATGGAATATGGGGATTATGGACAATTTCTCCATTAATAAAAATCTATATTCAAGAACCTATTATTGCTTATATAGGCTTCATTCCAATATTTTCTGGTCCAGCTTATGGATTAAGTATTTTCTTAGCATCTCTAATTCTAATAATAATGATTGTACCAATAATATCTTCACTTACTATTGATATTTTTTCTAAAACACCTATAACATTAAGAGAAGGTATTATTGCTTTAGGTGCAACTAAATGGGAAGTAGTGAAATATATTGTAATTCCTTTTTCTAAAGGAGGCATTTTTGCAGCAACAATCCTTGGTTTAGGAAGAGCTCTTGGAGAGACTATGGCAGTTACAATGGTTATTGGAAATGCTTATGTTTGGCCTTTTAAATCTATATCAATTTTCTCACCTGCTACTACAATCACTAGTAAAATAGCAAGCGAATTTCCTGAAAGTGTTGTAAATTTAATACATAGTTCATCATTAATTTCCTTAGCATTTATTTTATTGATAATTTCAATATCAATTAATTTCTTAGCTGATTTAATTTTGAAAAAATTCACTGGAGGTAAATTATGAACATTAGAAAGATAAAGGATTTATTAATAAAAATAATTTCCTCAATTGTTACTATAATAATGGCTATTCCATTACTATGGATAATTCTTGATGTTTTAATAAAAGGCATTTCAATAATAAGTTTAGAATTTCTAACCTCTCTTCCTGCACCTATTGGCGAGGGTGGAGGTATTGCAAATGCTATAATAGGAACTTTAATTATAAACACTATGGCTTGTATTATTGGTATTCCATTAGGTATAGCCACTGGTGTTTATTTATCAGAATATTCTGATAATAGTAAATTTTCTATATTATTAAGAAATATAATTTATACTCTATCAGGAGTGCCATCTATAATTCTTGGAATTTTTGCTTTTTCAATAATTGTTATTAGAATTGGACATTATACAGCCATAGCTGCAGCTTTTGCACTTTCAATTATAATTATTCCAATTATTGCTAAAGCTACTGAAGAAGGAATGAAAGCAGTCCCTATAGAAATACGTGAAGGAGCTATTGCTTTGGGATTGCCTAAATGGATAATTACTATAAAAATTATTTTAGGAGTGGCAAAGAATAGTGTTATTACAAGTAGTCTTTTAGCTTTTGCTAGAATTAGTGGTGAAACTGCTCCTCTTCTATTTACTGCACTATTTAGTAATTATTGGCCAAGAAGTTTAAATGAACCAATGGCTTCTCTACAAGTATTAATATATAATTATGCAATGAGTGGTTTTGAAGCATGGGTTACTAAAGCTTGGGGAGCTTCTCTATTATTACTACTATTAGTACTTTCAATAAATATTTTAATTAGAAGATATTTGAGGTGAAAACATTGAATTATAAATTAAGAATAAATGGTTTAAGTGCTTGGTTTGGTAATAAACAAGTAATTTATGAAATAAAATTAAATATTCCTGAGAAAAAGGTAATTGCAATAATTGGACCATCAGGTTGTGGTAAAACAACTTTTCTTCGTTGTCTTAATAGAATGCATGAATTAACACCAGGTGCTAAAGTAGAGGGGAAGGTAATATTGGATGGAAAGGACATATATTCTGAGATGGATGCTATGGAGGTTAGAAGAAAAATTGGAAT is a window from the Candidatus Methanomethylicota archaeon genome containing:
- the pstS gene encoding phosphate ABC transporter substrate-binding protein PstS — protein: MKNIMIIAIIAIIAIGVGYYIIASQKTIPVVITAGGASFPYPLIVKWINEYNKLYPYIQISYQSVGSGAGISNLFAKTFDFAASDATLTDAQLANHPVIHIPMTIGGVVVCYNIPGIGSGLKLTPDLIAKIFQGNITKWNDPEILSLNPGLNLPDKDIVVVRRSDSSGTTFVFTNYLKIASPFWVLGSGTTVNWPVGIGAPQNAGVASALMQTPYSIGYLEFFYAYNNSIPYAAIKNKDGEFVLPSLQTISNAAKAGASLLLNDVRTPILNLPGKEVYPISAFSYFLVYKDLSYMDYNKAKAIVNFIWWTIHEGQNYSESLLYAKLPIEIVKIGESLLKQITHQGRALI
- the pstC gene encoding phosphate ABC transporter permease subunit PstC, encoding MNNKFFFLEKLFKLILKIATLIIIIIFILMFISLIERSIPSFLKNGIYILIGTTWDVYNEIFGGAPAILATLFSSIIAVLFALPISLFIAIFYTEYCPLRIRQLISEVISLLAAIPSVIYGIWGLWTISPLIKIYIQEPIIAYIGFIPIFSGPAYGLSIFLASLILIIMIVPIISSLTIDIFSKTPITLREGIIALGATKWEVVKYIVIPFSKGGIFAATILGLGRALGETMAVTMVIGNAYVWPFKSISIFSPATTITSKIASEFPESVVNLIHSSSLISLAFILLIISISINFLADLILKKFTGGKL
- the pstA gene encoding phosphate ABC transporter permease PstA, with amino-acid sequence MNIRKIKDLLIKIISSIVTIIMAIPLLWIILDVLIKGISIISLEFLTSLPAPIGEGGGIANAIIGTLIINTMACIIGIPLGIATGVYLSEYSDNSKFSILLRNIIYTLSGVPSIILGIFAFSIIVIRIGHYTAIAAAFALSIIIIPIIAKATEEGMKAVPIEIREGAIALGLPKWIITIKIILGVAKNSVITSSLLAFARISGETAPLLFTALFSNYWPRSLNEPMASLQVLIYNYAMSGFEAWVTKAWGASLLLLLLVLSINILIRRYLR